The Onthophagus taurus isolate NC chromosome 6, IU_Otau_3.0, whole genome shotgun sequence region tattataattaattctaTGGAATATAATGAATGtattaaataatgttataacaataatttttaatttataaataaagggatatttattaattttaaattaatcctgAAAAGTCGGTAATATAGATTTTGTTCTTACCCGTCAGTTTGACACTTCTACAAAATCCCTTTTCCGCCACACATCTCACGATGGTAAGTTGTTTAcagttttatcttttaatttttaactcatcctttattttttactaAACCCAACGTCCTTTCCAACATCCTTTACCTTTTAGCTACACAAAGCgccttttatttaaaaaatatatcccgtattttcaaaataaacccACTCATGGAGttcctaacctcaaaattttgttgtttacaaatgatttttttattaagcaTTTGATTATGTTTTAGGCTCGAGGCCCTAAAAAACATTTGAAGCGTTTAAATGCGCCAAAAGCATGGATGTTGGATAAATTGGGGGGTGTTTTCGCCCCTCGCCCATCAACTGGGCCCCACAAACTGCGTGAATCACTCCCATTGGTGATTTTCTTAAGAAATCGTCTAAAGTATGCTTTAACCAATAGTGAAGTTACGAAAATTGTTATGCAAAGATTGATTAAGGTTGATGGTAAAGTTAGGACTGATCCTAATTATCCAGCTGGGTTCATGGGTAAGCTGTTTTAAGacatttcaactttaaagttgattaatttatgatatattttaGATGTTATTACCATTGCGAAAACTGGAGAATTCTTCCGTTTAATTTATGATGTAAAAGGAAGGTTTACAATCCATAGAATCACCGCTGAAGAAGcaaaagtaagtttttttaaatgttaataataaatttttcttaaaaaagtgaTTAAATGATATTGGTTTGATATGCTTAAATGAATGTTCCTTACTCAtatgattttattatgaaaaaaactttaagatgattttaatgtcattaaatttattattatttttttgattttagtaCAAACTCTGCAAAGTAAGGAAAGTACAGACTGGACCAAAAGGTATCCCATTCTTGGTAACACATGATGGTCGTACAATTCGTTATCCTGACCCTGTTATTAAAGTAAATGATACCATCCAATTGGAAATTGCAACATCTAAGAttcttgattttattaaatttgattctgGAAATTTATGTATGATTACGGGAGGTCGTAACTTGGGGCGTGTTGGTACGGTGGTTAATAGGGAGCGTCATCCTGGTTCATTCGATATTGTCCACGTGAAGGATGCTAATGGACATACTTTTGCCACTaggtaaaataattaaattattataaataaatttggccCTATCGAAGCTGTAATTTGTTTCTTTAAGACTTATTATAGTCATAATGAGgcctaaattaaattaaaatccctATTTTGGTCACTTGTTAACTTGAAATTGGTTAAGGAGTATTACCCAAATAGTgaacataattaattttgatttgttttcattttgttaattaatttttcttttttaggttaaataatatatttataattggtAAAGGATCAAAGGCATTTGTATCTCTTCCACGTGGTAAAGGTGTCAAGTTGAGCATAGCTGAAGAAAGGGATAAAAGGCTTGCTGCTAAGACACATTAAAAGTTGTTAACATTAAGATGATTTTCAATATATAattgaaaaagatttattgttttattttttgatttaaatgtgGCCCTATCGAAGctataatttgtttatttaagaCTTATTATAGTCATATTGAGgcctaaattaaatttaaatctctATTTTGGTCACTTGTTAACTGAAAATTGGTTAAGGAGTATTACCCAAATAGAGAACAgcttcatttcatttttttgtaataaattttaattttgtatttggtAGTTAATCAAGGTATTTTGCCTTATTTggatttattcattattttttgttgttttttttttgcaggaGAATAAATTAAAGGAACTTGTATTTATAAGAACACactgaatattattatttaccttACAATTCAATTAATGATCCTGCTGCAATTATTTATGAGAATTAAGATCCAAAAACGGATTTATCATTACAAGAAGTCTGAAATTACTTATTAGAGACCCATATATTCCAGGAATCAAGAAAATATCTGATATAACCCAAGGTTTTTATATAAGAGGTACCACAGAATAACTGTTGGTTGTTCTGTGGGCATACTACGCATTACGTCATTGGTAGAAAATAATACcaggaaataattaaaatttttaaaataatgtaactGAATTACTTTAATGTGGTATATAATTAATTGCTGTAGgaaaacagaaaataattcaacttaatttttgataaaaatttacttatCAATCTTATCATAGAATAATCGACTTAAACTAAAGTAGtaaattgatttatgttaATACTAGTGAAGACACTTCAACTCTCACTAAACATGGCCTGAGGTTGCGCGCGCAATCGCCGCCacttacgtcacgaaacacttccgctcttgcccctcgcccTCAAACTAAATATTGCAGCATAGaaacctagacaacctcttatataaAAACGTTGGATATAACCGGGATATATTTCAGGCTCAAAAATGATGTATAGATAAAAACGCTgcataatacaaaaatattacccccaaagttaaattcaaaaactatttactTAATCAGGCTTGCAGAAATTGTGTGATGACTGATTTTGTAGACAACCTTTCTGTTTCTTACCTCACTGATAAGATCAGGGACCttatacataattaaaatagtaatcgcttgcggccgaggcttaTATTAATCTAAAACTGGTTATTATGTCGTAGCACCTTGTCCACAAGTGACCTTGACTTCATCAGgcaattgttgatttttagaCTAATTAAGCCAAGGTCTATTTGGCATAGCGCAACgatcataacatttttttacttGAAATcccaataaacaaaattaaccttacctaacattttttcacgattttattaacatttgaaaaaaaaaactaactaAAGCTAAATTTCCACATGCATAGATTACTGGCGCCAGTAAGAAGACAGTTTAGTGGCGCCAGAAGTTGTTTCCAAATAAATGTGATAATCGTGTACTGCCACTGGAATAGAAAAGGCGTCAAGTGATGTACTTCGTGCTGGCATAAATGTGATAATGCAATTGTACTCCTTGGAACTCCacatgttattaacaaaaaaaaaaacgaaaatagctgCTGAATTCGATCGTGGATTGCACATAGAAATTACCTAGGTGCATCAAGTACTTTAATTAGAGAACTATGTCATGAATACATATTATGTCATAATTATACACATCGTCAGCTGATGCTCCACTTCTGCACGAATTTAAAACTTTGTGATATTCACTTGTATAGGTACGCATTGCGTATACTTCATATTTTTGCCTTGTTGTCTCAATTATCCTTCTTAAGGCTTCATTTCTAGCAGTTCGGTTCTATGTTCTGGAATTTTATGATTCCACAAACACGGGTATTCTCCATATGTTGCATATGCAGTTGCTCGTTTTCTTTACAAATATTACTATAGACGccaaaaattagaaaaagtaACTTTATTGGCGGTATGATTACTGGAGCCAGTTTATTGGTGCCAATAGATTTTTACTATTTCCACATGCAACTTAACTCACGCCAGTAATCCATGCATGTGGAAACTTAATTTTactcaacattctttttcatCTCAGATGATGGACATTTCTAAAGAAAagataattgacattacaaaagaaatctgcacactataataataacaatttattgttTCCCAGAAGGTTCAATCTGTCTGTAGCATTCTCCCAAGATTTTACAATACCCTCTACCTTCCACCCTCTACTCAAAACACAACACTCGCTTACCCGCCTCCACCCTCACCTTATTTCTCCCTGACATATTCTGATATATCCCAGAGTCTCCCCAAGTCTCCCTAGGCAATCCCAATACCCATCTTCAGTACCTGGTCTGCACATCCTCTAAGAGCCCTTGCTCCTTCCATCCCCACATCTCTACCCCATACATCATTACGCTTTTATCAAGCTCTTCATGCTATGTTTAACTGctattactaaagaaaacttcatggtataattaatgtttgtaaacaaaactaaccttacctaacattccttcacgctataattgatattacaaaagaaaacttcacgctataattaatgtttgtaaacagaacttaccttacctaacattccttcacgctataattgacattacaaaagaaaacttcacgctataattgccattactaattactaaagaaaacttcacgttataattaatgtttgtaaacaaaacttaccttacctaacattccttcacgctataattgatattacaaaagaaaacttcacgctataattgccattactaattactaaagaaaactttacgctataattaatgtttgtaaacaaaacttaccttacttaacattccttcacgctataattgccattactaattattaaagaaaacttcacgctataattaatgtttgtaaacaaaactaaccttacctaacattccttcacatataattgacatttcaaaggAAATCTATAAAGTTAAGAATAGAAGATGTAGAAGATTGTCGATAAgaaatgaatcaaaatattaattctcAATCGTACATTTCAATCCTTTTTCGTTATCTCAAACTGCTATAAATCCCATCGACATAAAACTTACgtattagtaaattttatgaCTAAGGATAATGTTCATCACTTTTACTATTTTAAACAATGATAAATGTAACAACAATAAATGATAtgtataaaactaaataaaacaacaatttagttccaaagagaattttttttcatcatttttatttattaaatcaatacAATATACATCTTCCAGcgatatcaataaaaaaaagataaagatGTAATGTATACATGCTTTTTCATACATTTAAATACCgttgaaatttatttcacCGTGTTGAATATACTCGATTAGTGAATGAGTTAATtagcttttatttttttttgcagtaAACATCTCCGCCGAACAACCTCTTTTCATCCCCTTTaactctttatttatttttttttttttcgattataaaaaagaaaattaaatccGAAACAATCAAAGCCTGGTAACcattgatatttatttatttaattaataaaaaaagtaattttataaaccacgcgaaaaaagaaaacttaaagattaatagataaaaaatgaaactaacttataaattaataaaaaaagcgtGGTTTTTAATATGGTTTTTCGGTTGTTGTAAAAAGTGGTTGTTTAAGCAGATAGAACAACAGTGCGCGGCGCTAAgctacaataattattgtttatgtatttttttttgagtttttaattaactaaaaCGTAAAATGTGTTGTTGGTTACAATagcctttttttttaaacaggttaatattttttagctTCTTCACACAGCCCAGCCCTTGAAATATAGTCCCAAATATACACATTTAACTATATCCTAatatcacttcagaaaatgTGTCGCCATTcttaaagatattatttattaaaaaataatataaagatATTATTAGAGTATATAAAAACGTTAAGCAAAAGATAATGAAGGAAActtaataactttaataacatcaatgaattacttttttcttccaataataacataataaaaacttGTATGTAAAATAGTAAACTAGCTAaaggatttaattaattaggattaatattaataaagaagtCGGTTTATttcgatattatttttttaagcaaTCACCCTGTATGCGcaactttttttcttcaattattgcgttgaaaaaaaattgaaaaatcacaCCACatttagaaagtttttttttgttttcgtaaAAACTCTTATTATCTACCAATAACAGACAGAGTTACTTcagaaaaaaagatttttgctTTAAGTACACATtgtattataacttttttaacatttttatcattaaaaaccgACATTATAAGCTGCCTTCCTAAATAAAGGaagttttaaaatcttaaaagaaacaaatcCCAACAAAAAGGTTCAttttttatacgatttttttcatctttttttcttttcattcctTCAAAgattgctttttttttttaattgtttcaatttctCGCTTTTTCTCaacaaccaaaaaaaatcttttttactCTTTTACAACTGATGTATCCATGGGACTAGCCGGTTGCGGGGCTGGATTAGCAGGTTTTATGAAACGATCTCCCCCGCTTCTTCTTGCCCCCGCGTTTGAAACCGGGGGACTGCTTGACCCCAGTGGTTGTAAAGATGGAATCGCTGAAGGAGGTTGCATTTGACCACAAGCAACGCAACGATTTCCGGTTACAATTAATGAATCTCTTGGGGAAGGTGCTTGTAAATTCAAacctaaataataaataatgattaataaGGCACTGATAGCCTAAAAAGAGAGAGGCAGGAATTAGAGAAACTAAGAACACAGTCGGACACGAGGAAATTTTACCAGAATGATATAATAAACCTATGATTATAATGAGCAATGACTAAGGGTGACGAATTCTCATGGAGCAAGGCGAAATACTGAAAAGATGTAGATTGTTATGAACAAAAACTGGAAACAAAACAAGCAGAACAAAGTCTGATCCCCTTGAGTTTTCTGATTTGGATCATATTATTGAGAATTTGGCCTGACTAACTATTTCTGCAATACCAGGGGCATTGACAATACTCCTTTACAATTTGTCTTGGTATCGTTGCTCTACTCCTAAAATGTTCTTACTGCCACAATTCCATAGCTGGatgctatacaggtgtttctgtaagtcgtggtaggtattattttaatcacaaatactagtgTAAAAATGATGTCGATCCCTGTAAAAACTTTTGGTCTAAAGTGTCTAAACTCAAAAATGGTTAAGATATGGGCCTTAAAAGTCTTGTCAACGCAACGGCAAAAtgatattgtaaaaaaatccGAAACGCAGACAACCTGATAGAAAACATTTCTAAAAGTATGTAAATAATGAGAATTAGAGTACTGTTGATATAAGAAGATGTTGGATAATAACCTGACATATTGCTTTTCTTGCATTTTCTTGCTATTTacttatttcttaattaatgacgatatttcaaaaacgaGGTTGTATCTTTTTTCGAATAACTCTAAAACGATACGTCTAATCAAAAATCTCTAAGAGTgagaataattttataaagaaataggCTTTTAGaatccgttgaaaaatttaaggATTTATGACataatacaaaagttttaagaaaataaccTTTGTGAACACCTGTATAACATTGTGTGgttgcatattttcaaaagtgatcttaaacgatttctcataATGTACTGTTTGCCAAATTTTAGCTTTCTAAAacaaaccatattgaaaatgtttaaacatttcttaactttgaacgcccatatcttagccatttatgGGTGTAGACTAaacatttttacacgaatcgtcatcatttttactctagaatttatgattaaaattatgccacgacttacagaaacaccctgtatatatgaCCCCTGATGATGACAATATTTATCTATGCCATAATTATTAGAACGAAGAGACGATGCGCTCCGGAAATGAACTTTATAAGGACTCATCTGATGAAGATTTATTGAATACAGATAAAACAATATGAAGCTGGCCAAAATAAGAACATTAATAATGATCCTTGTAATATTAGTAAATATAGTAAGATATCAGTAAGACAAGAAATAACAGAACGATGACAAAATATAACTTGAAGAATTGAATGGagatgaaaaataaatgtatacattGAAAGGAATATATCCGAAATAAGCGCGTTGTGTGTATAATATCTAATTTCAGCAGTAatgtaatagtatattaaaaaacaagtttcgtaagacacgcttgaaatgcacaaattcaatttgaaaaacgagtggcgaagaaACGTGGCGAaattaagtcttatgaaacgtatttttttgtaattcgcgtttttatgtagagaaataggtatgtagcagttggtaacaccgtaacacttaaaaatagaaatttgaattgacaattagaaattgtcaaaacacaaaatgtattcacctaaaaaaaatttttcatatacaCCTCCcgaaataagagaaattgctcagagttcaatgtcttcatcattgtggaccttgtattcgatgctaagaacgtgttcaAACATCcaaagacaaaaattgtcacattgacaactagaaaaattaatgacacaatgtcaccaacttgaactggttccataaaatgttactaaaatctcagtctcattacagcacctgTTTGAGTTtgttatagctttcattaccgtcgcgaattacaaaaaacaattaaCGTATGTCCAATAACTGTAACATTACCTCCCAATAACTATAATAAGTCCAATGTCTGTCctttttgcaataaataattaaaaatgtaattggtGCTTTCagtatcatctacaaaatcaGATAAGTTACTGCATTCATGTAAAATGAGCACAGGAATAATGTAAGAAACGCCTTTTTGttatattactatttttttaactcaaaactGTTATCCAAAACAAAGCGTTTGTCGACCTATGTATGTTTATGTGAAGTTTTTGtgctaattttaaaagatcgactgttaaagtcctgctacaaaaatttgacaccctgtatatattattCTAATATGTTATTCTGTAGTATTGTGTACCGTACAAgacaaatttaatgtttaatttcaaatgttaaaattgtcaaatgtcaaatttttattttgatatcttggaaatcttaaaaaaataatcaaaaagcTAAATGTCTTATTTCATACATTGAAAATACTTTCTGTTTTGGAAAATACCgatatcaaaaattcattcaaaTTCGTcagtaattttatcaatagaAAGGATCGCGAGAGACATTTAATACAGCTAGTGAACAACAGATGGCGCTAGTGCGAAATGGGACATTTAAATTACACGAATTAATACTCCGCGCGGGTGTAttgaaaagttaataaatatcaGCTATAGATGGCAGTacttaaaatatacaactaGCGCCAtcataaaagaaatataaaataaaaataatcaacttAACctataaaaagttaaaaaaaattttttttacctggACTTAATGGTCTACTTTGACTTGGTGATGGATTATATGGAACTGGCGAAACGGTATGTTGTCTAACCCCCAAAACTTGTTCGTTATAATGTCTCTCTTCTTCCATTTCTAAAGAACTCTCGCTTTCGGACAAATGTCTACACAAAGCCTCCCGTCTCTCAACCTCCAATTGCAACTTTCGTTGCAATCTCAAATTTTCCTCGCGAATACAACGTTCCTCTTGCGcgtatttttgcattttttgcgTATGCTCCTGTTGACTTAACGCTAAAGTTTGACGTAATCGAGCCACTTCCGATCTCAAAGTTTGAATGTGAGTGCTCAAATTGCTGGCGGTATCCCCATTGTTGATGTCGCGTGGACTTGCAGGATCGGAAACCGGCTGATCAAGTTTAATTTGAAGCGTGCGTTTCTCCGCTTCAAGTTTATCCATACGTTTCCAAAGTTTATTAACAAGCGCCTCTTGTTCTTGTTCGAGCGTATTTTCCAATTCAACTTTTTCACGTCGAAGTTGTTCCAAATTACTTTGTTTTGCGAGAATTTCCGCttctaatttttcaatttttctcaTGAGGCGATTTACGAGACACTCTTGTTCTTGTTCCAACGTTTGCTCTAAACGACACTTTTCTTGACGGAGTTGAGTTAGCTTTCGGGACAGATCATTCGTAAGGCACTCTTCTTCGCGTTCGTAATGGTGCGCAAgtgattctttttcttttttgagtgcttgaattttttttaataatgtgttTGAAATGTATTCCTCTTCTTGTTCAGCTTTTGCTTgctaaatttatataaaaaaaatgagtgattaaaaaaaaatatgacgaaaattaattttttgataagaatttttgattaagtAACTTTTCGGATTCCaagttaattattatcaaatctATTTGTAACGGGAGATATAAATGagtaatttttagttttaattgattaagattgataaaagaattttatttaaactcgAACAATTCgaggaaataataaacaatgatGACTAATTCTTGAGATTAAGACAAAAACTTACGATTATAACTGAAGCTTGTCTAAGACCCCTATTCTCTTCTTGTAACGCTTTAACTCTAAGCTTGTACGTTTCCAATTCGACTTTGAGGACTCGATTTTGTTGTTGGAGGCTTTCGATTCTTTTTTGGAGTTGCTCCCGGGTTACAGGACTCGGTGGCATCATGATGGGGCCTCCATCGATGCTGCTCGAATCTGATTCACTAGCAGAATCTGCCATATTCATTgataaaaagtactttttactATTTCACTTTTACGGATGGATTCAGCAAATGGATTCGGAAACTTCGCGTATACGAAAAGTTTTTAGGGGCGGTCGAGGAGCCTTTTTGAGGTGGATTTGGAGGTTTTTTAAAAGCGGGCGTTTTTGAGTTGggttatttcgaaaaatatcGCTCGTTTAGTTTAAGTTTTCGTTGGAATCTGCGAACGATTTGTTCATTTACAATGGATTATCACCCCACTTCGGTTCAACCggtaaatgtcaaaaatttacgTATGACatataagtttaatttttttcataacctattttaaggttagtttaaattaatatttattcacTTTTACATaatattaactaaattttagGCGAGGAgcgattaattttattaaatatcctATTTAAATGTAATGAAAGCGAAGTAATTAAGATCTGATTAAGTTTTTCGCGATTGGTAGCACTGGagatgtaaatattttttgttataaccttaatatttattatttttttgacgtAGAATCAAaacggttttaattaaataatcaattCCCCTTTAATAACGGAATAAACAACACCAAATCccaataacataacctaactctttttgaatttcccgCTTAATTCAACTTATACATTTCtgatgattttatttcttgaagttGGCAacactttttaatgaatttctcCTTAATCACTTTGACCTTTATTAATATCGCtttttcaatgaaattttaaactggattaaatcaatttgGATGTTTATATCTGTAAATTgagttaataaaattgattta contains the following coding sequences:
- the LOC111427725 gene encoding small ribosomal subunit protein eS4 → MARGPKKHLKRLNAPKAWMLDKLGGVFAPRPSTGPHKLRESLPLVIFLRNRLKYALTNSEVTKIVMQRLIKVDGKVRTDPNYPAGFMDVITIAKTGEFFRLIYDVKGRFTIHRITAEEAKYKLCKVRKVQTGPKGIPFLVTHDGRTIRYPDPVIKVNDTIQLEIATSKILDFIKFDSGNLCMITGGRNLGRVGTVVNRERHPGSFDIVHVKDANGHTFATRLNNIFIIGKGSKAFVSLPRGKGVKLSIAEERDKRLAAKTH
- the LOC111427722 gene encoding coiled-coil domain-containing protein 6, translated to MNMADSASESDSSSIDGGPIMMPPSPVTREQLQKRIESLQQQNRVLKVELETYKLRVKALQEENRGLRQASVIIQAKAEQEEEYISNTLLKKIQALKKEKESLAHHYEREEECLTNDLSRKLTQLRQEKCRLEQTLEQEQECLVNRLMRKIEKLEAEILAKQSNLEQLRREKVELENTLEQEQEALVNKLWKRMDKLEAEKRTLQIKLDQPVSDPASPRDINNGDTASNLSTHIQTLRSEVARLRQTLALSQQEHTQKMQKYAQEERCIREENLRLQRKLQLEVERREALCRHLSESESSLEMEEERHYNEQVLGVRQHTVSPVPYNPSPSQSRPLSPGLNLQAPSPRDSLIVTGNRCVACGQMQPPSAIPSLQPLGSSSPPVSNAGARRSGGDRFIKPANPAPQPASPMDTSVVKE